In the genome of Dermacentor andersoni chromosome 3, qqDerAnde1_hic_scaffold, whole genome shotgun sequence, one region contains:
- the LOC126525075 gene encoding uncharacterized protein gives MKTSAIFLVVVVAMHGVDSAFVGSLLLPFSSITSAIGILRFKISVAGAVLSMLGQAFNGNSDARTGTNVADSFSREESERRGLVDIGVRTTTTTEQPQARVSPISALQDILNVDEKPKPQTDLLFTFLKDLDDQGCVSRMVCESAADALRLGKVGNATVNFFNTNVGLRTGPASVFVAAAEVGRSRGLAGCAQAFPDCTANLPDTLSVAGLM, from the exons ATGAAAACCTCAGCCATCTTCCTCGTGGTCGTCGTCGCGATGCACGGCGTGGACAGCGCGTTCGTGGGAAGCCTGCTCTTGCCGTTCAGTAGCATCACGTCCGCGATCGGCATTCTCCGCTTCAAGATCTCCGTGGCCGGCGCTGTACTGAGCATGCTCGGCCAGGCCTTCAACGGCAATTCGGACGCCAGGACCGGCACGAACGTCGCGGACTCATTTTCGAGGGAGGAGAGTGAACGGCGTGGTCTTGTGGACATCGGGGTAAGGACGACAACCACCACTGAACAGCCACAAGCGAGGGTCTCCCCGATTTCGGCGCTCCAAGACATCCTCAA CGTCGACGAGAAGCCGAAGCCCCAGACGGACTTGCTGTTCACCTTCTTGAAGGACCTCGACGACCAAGGGTGCGTGTCCCGAATGGTGTGCGAGAGTGCCGCCGACGCACTGCGGCTCGGCAAGGTGGGCAACGCGACCGTGAATTTCTTCAACACCAACGTGGGCCTCCGGACGGGTCCTGCCTCGGTCTTCGTTGCCGCCGCCGAAGTGGGCCGATCGCGGGGCCTCGCCGGCTGCGCCCAGGCCTTTCCCGACTGCACCGCCAACCTTCCCGACACCCTATCGGTTGCCGGACTCATGTAG